One window of the Manihot esculenta cultivar AM560-2 chromosome 14, M.esculenta_v8, whole genome shotgun sequence genome contains the following:
- the LOC110599680 gene encoding embryo-specific protein ATS3A, producing MVKLLSFPLISVFFLIIFPLANSFDSHSQPHVLKSFNPQIIQAAKSCPYTLVIKTSCSSSSYTRDKISLAFGDSYGNEVYVKRLDDPSSGTFERCSTDTFQINGPCTYDICYLYLLRSGSDGWKPESVKISGRYTKTVNFYYSIFLPNGVWYGFNLCRGVSLSAIM from the exons ATGGTCAAACTACTCTCATTTCCTCTCATCTCTGTCTTCTTCCTCATAATTTTCCCACTTGCTAACTCTTTCGATTCTCATTCGCAACCCCATGTTCTCAAATCCTTCAACCCCCAAATCATTCAG GCAGCAAAGAGCTGTCCCTACACACTTGTCATCAAGACCAGCTGCTCCTCTTCATCTTACACCAGAGACAAAATCAGTCTCGCGTTTGGTGATTCCTACGGCAACGAG GTGTATGTAAAGaggcttgatgacccatcttcAGGGACGTTTGAGAGGTGTTCCACAGATACTTTCCAGATAAATGGGCCATGCACATACGATATCTGTTATCTGTACCTGCTGAGGAGCGGATCGGACGGCTGGAAACCGGAGAGTGTGAAAATCTCCGGTCGATATACGAAGACTGTTAATTTCTATTACAGTATATTCCTGCCAAATGGAGTGTGGTATGGGTTTAATCTGTGTCGTGGTGTTTCCCTCTCTGCAATTATGTAG
- the LOC110599681 gene encoding protein BUNDLE SHEATH DEFECTIVE 2, chloroplastic, with the protein MVNTICFSFTPVCSSLSPNKPGMILGDSVAGKVLTVNKVFQTSKNSKFQSLEVKATNSDKSSKPNSLVCPDCDGNGAILCSQCKGTGVNSVDHFNGQFKAGGLCWLCRGKRDILCGNCNGAGFIGGFMSTCDD; encoded by the exons ATGGTGAATACTATATGTTTTAGTTTTACCCCAGTTTGCTCTTCTCTCTCTCCCAATAAACCag GAATGATTCTTGGGGATTCTGTTGCTGGGAAGGTTCTTACAGTGAACAAAGTTTTCCAAACTtcaaaaaatagtaaatttcaATCTTTGGAGGTTAAG GCTACAAACAGTGATAAAAGCTCTAAACCAAACAGCTTAGTATGTCCTGATTGTGATGGAAATG GTGCTATATTGTGCTCCCAATGCAAGGGAACAGGAGTCAATTCTGTGGATCACTTCAATGGACAGTTTAAGGCAGGTGGATTATGCTGGCTTTGCAG AGGTAAAAGAGACATTCTGTGTGGAAATTGTAATGGAGCTGGCTTTATTGGTGGATTCATGAGCACTTGTGATGATTAA